The Jiangella alba genome includes the window GCGGGGTCGCCGGACAGCGCGGCCCACCGGAACGGGCCCTTGCCCTCGCAGAACAGCGGCCGGATGTACGCGGGCACGAACCCGGGGAAGTCGAAGGCCCGGGAGAACCCGGCCAGCTGCGCCTCGCCGCGGATGGAGTTGCCGTAGTCGAACACCTCGGCGCCGGCGTCCATGAACCCGACCATCGCCTCGACGTGACGGGCCATCGACTCGCGCGCCCGCTGGGTGAACCCGGCCGGGTCCTTGGCCCGCTCGGCCGCCCAGTCCTCGAACGCGACGTCCACCGGCAGGTAGGCGAGCGGGTCGTGCGCGGACGTCTGGTCGGTGACGACGTCGATCTCTGCGCCGCGGCGCAGCAGGTCCGGCACCACCTCGGCGGCGTTGCCGAGCACGCCGATCGACAGCGCCCGGCGGTCGCGGCGGGCGTCGGCGGCCAGCCGCAGCGCGTCGTCCACCGACGCCGCCTGGACGTCGAGGTAGCCGTGCTCGATGCGGCGGGTGATGCGTGACGGATCGCACTCGACGACCAGCGCGACGCCGCCGTTCATCGTCACGGCCAGCGGCTGCGCGCCGCCCATGCCGCCCAGCCCGGCCGTCAGCGTCACCGTCCCCGCCAGCGAGCCGCCGAATCCCCGTCCTTTCCGAGCAAATTGTGCGGCGACGGCGGCGAACGTCTCGTAGGTGCCCTGCAGGATGCCCTGGGTGCCGATGTAGATCCACGACCCGGCGGTCATCTGCCCGTACATCGTCAGCCCGAGCGCCTCGAGCCGGCGGAACTCCTCCCACGTCGCCCAGTCGCCGACCAGGTTGGAGTTCGCGATCAGCACCCGCGGCGCCCACTCGTGCGTGCGCAGCACCCCGACCGGGCGGCCGGACTGCACGAGCATCGTCTCGTCGCCGCGCAGCGTGGTGAGCGTGCGCACCAGCGCGTCGAACGACGGCCAGTCGCGCGCGGCCTTGCCGGTGCCGCCGTAGACGACCAGCTCGTCGGGGTGCTCGGCCACCTCCGGGTCGAGGTTGTTCTGCAGCATCCGCAGCGCGGCCTCCTGGGGCCAGCCCTGGGCGGTCAGCCGCGAGCCGTGCGGGGCGCGGACGGGTCGTGGTCCGGACATGGGGTCCTCCTTAGTGCAGCGTGCCGGCGGCCGCCTGCGCGGCGGCGACGATCCGGCCGGTCGTGACGAGGTCGTGGACGGCGGCGATCTCCGGTGCGAGGTGGCGGTCCGGTCCGGGTCCGGCGACGTGCTCGCGGATGAGGTCGCGGACGGCGCCGGTGCCGGCCGCCGGGGCCAGCGGCGCGCGCAGGTCCAGCGCGCGGGCCGCCGTCAGCAGCTCCACCGCGAGCACGCGGCCGACGCCGTCGACGGAACGGCGCAGCTTGCGGGCCGCGGCCCAGCCCATCGAGACGTGGTCCTCCTGCATGGCGCTGGACGGGATGGAGTCGACCGACGCGGGGACGGCCAGCCGCTTCAGCTCCGACACGATGCCGGCCTGGGTGTACTGGGCGATCATGTGCCCGGAGTCGACGCCGGGGTCGTCGGCGAGGAACGGCGGCAGCCCGGCGTTGCGGGCGACGTCGAGGAAGCGGTCGGTGCGCCGCTCGCTGATCGAGGCGAGGTCGGCCGCCGCGATGGCGAGGAAGTCCAGCACGTACCCGACCGGCGCGCCGTGGAAGTTGCCGTTGGACTCCACCCGCCCGTCGGGGGTCACGACGGGGTTGTCGATCGCCGCGGCCAGCTCCCGCCCGGCCACCAGCGCCGCATGGTCCGCGGTGTCGCGGGCGGCGCCGTGCACCTGCGGCGAGCAGCGCAGCGAGTAGGCGTCCTGGACGCGGGTGCAGTCGGGCCCGCGGTGGCTGGCCACCACCTCCGACCCGGCCAGCAGCGCCCGCAGGTTCGCCGCCGACGCGCGCTGGCCCGGGTGCGGGCGCAGCGCCTGCAGGTCGTCGGCGAACACCCGGTCGGTGCCGAGCAGCGCCTCGACGCTCATCGCGGCCGCGACGTCGGCCACCTGCAGCAGGCCGCGCAGGTCGTGCAGCGCCAGCACCAGCATGCCGAGCATGCCGTCGGTGCCGTTGATCAGCGCCAGGCCCTCCTTCTCGGCCAGCTGGACCGGCTCGATGCCGGCCGCCGCCAGCGCCTCGGCCGCGTCGACCAGCGCGCCGGACGCATCGCGCACCGTCCCCTCGCCCATCAGCGCCAGCGCACAGTGCGCCAGCGGCGCGAGGTCGCCGGAGCAGCCGAGGCTGCCGTACTCGTGCACGACCGGCGTGAGGCCGGCGTCCAGCAGCCGCGCGTACGCCGCCGCCGTCGCCGGGCGGACCCCCGTGCGGCCGGTGGCCAGCGTCGACAGCCGCAGCAGCAGGAGCGCGCGGACGACCTCGCGCTCGGCCTCCGGGCCGGATCCGGCCGCGTGGCTGCGGATCAGGCCGCGCTGCAACGCGGCCCGCTTCTCCGCCGGGATGTGCTTCGTGGCCAGCGCGCCGAACCCGGTCGACACCCCGTAGTAGGGCACGTCCGCGACCGCCAGCTGGTC containing:
- the hutU gene encoding urocanate hydratase, with amino-acid sequence MSGPRPVRAPHGSRLTAQGWPQEAALRMLQNNLDPEVAEHPDELVVYGGTGKAARDWPSFDALVRTLTTLRGDETMLVQSGRPVGVLRTHEWAPRVLIANSNLVGDWATWEEFRRLEALGLTMYGQMTAGSWIYIGTQGILQGTYETFAAVAAQFARKGRGFGGSLAGTVTLTAGLGGMGGAQPLAVTMNGGVALVVECDPSRITRRIEHGYLDVQAASVDDALRLAADARRDRRALSIGVLGNAAEVVPDLLRRGAEIDVVTDQTSAHDPLAYLPVDVAFEDWAAERAKDPAGFTQRARESMARHVEAMVGFMDAGAEVFDYGNSIRGEAQLAGFSRAFDFPGFVPAYIRPLFCEGKGPFRWAALSGDPADIAATDRAILELFPDNEPLARWIRLAGEKVRFQGLPARICWLGYGERDVAGLRFNDMVASGELSAPVVIGRDHLDAGSVASPYRETEAMADGSDAIADWPLLNALVNTASGASWVSIHHGGGVGMGRSIHAGQVTVADGTALAGEKIARVLTNDPAMGVIRHVDAGYDRAAEVAAERGVRVPMREGADG
- the hutH gene encoding histidine ammonia-lyase, with amino-acid sequence MAIELSSPGRTVVVGTGPVSFDDLVAVARDGAGVVLGDDAQAAVARSREVIDQLAVADVPYYGVSTGFGALATKHIPAEKRAALQRGLIRSHAAGSGPEAEREVVRALLLLRLSTLATGRTGVRPATAAAYARLLDAGLTPVVHEYGSLGCSGDLAPLAHCALALMGEGTVRDASGALVDAAEALAAAGIEPVQLAEKEGLALINGTDGMLGMLVLALHDLRGLLQVADVAAAMSVEALLGTDRVFADDLQALRPHPGQRASAANLRALLAGSEVVASHRGPDCTRVQDAYSLRCSPQVHGAARDTADHAALVAGRELAAAIDNPVVTPDGRVESNGNFHGAPVGYVLDFLAIAAADLASISERRTDRFLDVARNAGLPPFLADDPGVDSGHMIAQYTQAGIVSELKRLAVPASVDSIPSSAMQEDHVSMGWAAARKLRRSVDGVGRVLAVELLTAARALDLRAPLAPAAGTGAVRDLIREHVAGPGPDRHLAPEIAAVHDLVTTGRIVAAAQAAAGTLH